Proteins encoded together in one Impatiens glandulifera chromosome 1, dImpGla2.1, whole genome shotgun sequence window:
- the LOC124918733 gene encoding helicase-like transcription factor CHR28: protein MVMSLKAGNLGLNMVSACQVILLDLWWNPATEDQAIERAHRIGQTLPVTLFRLTIKDTVEDRILTLQDEKRKMVASAFGEDQVGASATRLTVEDLNYIFLGRT, encoded by the exons ATGGTGATGTCACTAAAGGCTGGAAACCTTGGGTTGAATATGGTGTCTGCTTGTCAAGTTATCCTTTTGGATTTGTGGTGGAATCCAGCTACAGAAGACCAGGCAATTGAAAGAGCTCATAGAATTGGACAGACGCTGCCAGTTACATTATTTCGCCTAACTATTAAAGACACGGTTGAAGATCGGATTTTGACTCTCCAG GACGAGAAGAGGAAAATGGTTGCATCTGCCTTTGGTGAAGATCAAGTTGGTGCATCTGCAACTCGGCTAACAGTGGAAGATCTCAATTACATTTTCCTTGGCAGAACGTAA
- the LOC124918731 gene encoding uncharacterized protein LOC124918731, whose product MTTTEPPKLFTNKPKKAAQLKNLLQQQQQQQHQFSSPPPPPPPTESFARRYKFLWPLLLAVNLGVGVYLFTRTKKKDSEDIENLEVEEITPTTTPTPTPISVTADVAVISSSKPIVEAPKNRERVPENQQRELFKWLLEEKRKIKPKNAEEKKQLDEEKAILKQFIGAKYTPTM is encoded by the exons ATGACGACGACGGAACCTCCGAAGCTCTTCACCAACAAGCCCAAGAaag CTGCACAGCTGAAAAATCTCCTTCAGCAGCAGCAACAACAGCAGCATCAgttttcttctcctcctccgcCACCGCCGCCGACTGAATCATTCGCCCGCCGTTACAAATTCCTCTGGCCCCTTCTTCTAGCAGTCAATCTCGGAGTTGGAG TCTACTTGTTCACGAGAACTAAAAAGAAGGATTCGGAGGATATTGAAAACTTGGAAGTGGAAGAGATTACTCCAACTACAACTCCAACGCCAACTCCCATTTCAGTTACTGCAGATGTGGCGGTAATATCATCTTCCAAGCCCATTGTTGAAGCTCCAAAGAATCGTGAGCGAGTACCTGAAAATCAGCAGAGGGAGCTCTTCAAATGGTTGCTTGAGGAGAAGAGAAAGATCAAGCCAAAAAATgcagaagagaagaaacagctGGATGAAGAGAAAGCCATCCTTAAGCAGTTCATTGGTGCAAAATACACTCCCACTATGTAG